The DNA segment accAAGAGGAATTTggaattggattttttttaaaaaatttttgtATGAAAACTGTCTTCtgtgttttttaaatatattaatggattttaattttaattattaaaatatattaaagttttttttttaatatttcaacgtacattttgaaaactcaacaacaacagttaaaaaaaaaaccgaattttaattttatataaaattttgacatCCTTCCAAAACCCATGATattgaatttatgattttttttctttcttatataatatttaactttattattttcatattatataaattttatattcacctttaaaatatttccaaCACTAAATAGACAATAAAAGCAAAAACCGAAAACTATAGATCTTTTCGTCACTTGAAGGAAGAATAACTAACatgaaataacatatttatGTCCAAGCTaagaataaagaaattaatatttatgttccagaataaaagaattaatatcaTTCTCACTTCAAaacttttaaatgatatttaattatttaattttaaacttatgtTCGAATTCTTAATATGAAGACCGTCTTCTTCTTGTTTTCTATATCTTTCAATTTCTATCAATGTCTAGTTTGAAGGTCAAAGTGATAAACTTCCTTGGTGTAACATAGAAATCATACAACGAtcatcttaaaattaaaaataaaataaaattgtttgatatatttcaattttttacattcatttaatattatatttttttatttattttttactattttcttttataaaattattatattatgtgtataactaaaattaatatacacAAACTATTTTACCGATCAGAATATTGTATTGTAGGTTCTGATAATCATACTGATAGATATAACCCATTCTCAGAATACAAGTTCCTCATCTAAGCAGAAACAGATCACCATGATATGAAACGATGAAACAAATCAAAAGATGCAAAATGTAACTTTTATTCATGAACTAAGCAAGGTGAGAAGTTCTTCTTCCTTCATTGAGTGGAAGGCTTGTTCTTGTTGAGGTAATTCTTGGCAAGTTCAACAATGGTGGCCAGTGACTGAATAGAGACAAGTGAAGCATTGGAAGCATTTTCTTCGTTCAATTCATACTCGATGGTAGATTTGATTATGCTTGACTTTTCACCTTTCTCTATCACTTCTAAACGAACCCTAAATAGACTGAACCCTAATTCCAAGTACCCTCCTTCAACCACCTCTGTTTCCTTTACGCGATTCTCATTATCAATCTTCGTGAACTTCTCCTTGTACCCCTTCGGCCCATCCACACCTACAACAAATCAGTAACATGTTCTTGGATTTTCAAACACAGATATTCTGAATTGCATAAGCATGAATTcgaattcaaattcaaattcaaattcaaaattggAATGAAGAAAGATTTGAAAGAATGACCTGGTGCGAAAGTTAATTTGAGGACGGTGCCAACTCCTCCATCACCTTCTGTTAGCTCCACACTTTGAAAAAGCTGCGGAAGTTCTTCGGCGATCAATTGCCCTATTCGAAGGGTACCGAACAGATCCCATGCCTCACTCGCCGGCACGTGCAGTTCCAGCTCATGATGAAGTTCTCCGATCATCCTCTTCaacctttttcaattttctcacTGTAACTTTATTCTTAGACCTTCTCGATTTCATTTTCCAGTTTTAAATGATCTCTGTATGTGAAGACAAAGCGTGGAGGCTTTAGAATCTCAGAAAATGTTTGGTGTTTGATGCTATGAAacgtttttatatttatttgaatacatgataaagataaaatcattataaaagaaattatttttttttgtattttttctttaaaaaataaaaaaaaaaagaaaaaattaatatagatgaatgtaaaaatggaataatttgattttaacgCCACACGTTTTTTTGTCTGGTTAAGCAAAAGTTGCAGGCCAAACGGGATGAggattttttcaaaactatattCAACGTCTCGACACGTGGCTCACTTGTATTTACGttaaaaattttgagaaattttatgctattacaattttaagtaaataaaataaagggttaaatatgttttagtctctatattttgggacgatttcggttttagtccattttctaTGGTACAacttagtccttcaactttagaaaattctagttttagtcttttttaccaattttttttaactttatttgttgtttcaaacatgtttcattataatatttgaattgtttacactgtttgacacatttttgcttcaatgttaactaagaaacgtgcttgaaacaacaaataaagttaaaaaaaattggtaaaaaaaactaaaactagtgttttctaaagttgaatgactaaattgtaccatagtttgaaaatggattaaaaccaaaattgctccaaagtatagggactaaaaacatatttaaccctaaaataaattatcagaTTGAAATGGTATATTTATAGAAGTTTGATTTATTGTGTAAATAatcttaacattttatttacttttcaaagAACGTTTAGTGTAAATTATGGattgagttttctttttgtaatttatatatgcGTAAGTTTTTACATAgcaacaatttttattttaatttataatgttgattttttttttaatttacacttAAGAATTTAagagtaattaaaaatattaaaaaataatgtaatattaaacTATATTTCTAAGagtgaaatatataataataaataaaataaaatttataacgataaaaaattattaacatagaagagataacaaaaaattacaaactatgTTTATCTGCCTGGTAAATAAATTCATTGTAGTTTGAAATTATCTCTGTTTTAATGAAAAGTttctatattaatattatcaaataagaacatgagtaatatttaattgttttatatttatatatatggagacagaaataaatatttatgtataagtTTCGTACCCGTTTTCATATActcattttaatattagttaGATATGAGAATAAaagtatgaatatttttttcaattaaattcatATTCGCCTAATTTCTAGCTTAATTAAATATcactattaaaaaaagtattttatttgaaaagctGCTCTTAATCAGATCAAATCGTGTTTCATTTCACATTCTGAATCAACTAAGCTTCTTatgaagtttattttattttcccttaataatatatcttttttttttgttatttttaaatcatcCAAATCACTTTATTTCACTTCTATCTGGTAGAATTGGAAATAATATTccatgatattttttattgttttttcaagCCATCAATCATAGGCATATTTCAGTACTTTTTATTCTGCCCTTACAGCACTTGATGCTTCCAAGCTGGATAACTAAAAATATGTCGTTtcaaattaatatgaaattctcatctttgatattttttataaaaaaattttatgagGAAGTCTATTCAGAAAAATCCAATGCATATAATTAAGTCTAAGATTTAATctacatattataattattgataagaatttaagaatttaaaatggtgtatttttatataatttaaataaaatttacttaatgaCATGTAATTTGTAAGTGTTACTGataagtttattttcttttgattatacatatatatgttataGTTCTGAACTCTTTTTTCGAATTTGTAATATGATTGTATTTTTCACCAAATCGTGTCTTGCTTTACTCAAACGTTAAAGATTATTctagtaatataaatataatattgaaatgtTTAAACTCTTGaacactttattaaaaaattaataaacaaattaaatgtaaaactaGACTTACATGATTGAAAATGCAGAAGTAATATAGTCCAATGTTGTTTAATTAAACAATGCCAaacatcataaataattttctgCTAAAATGTACctaattcaattattaatttggaAATGATaataaagttcttttttttagaaaaaaaaatgatgtgaCTTGATTAGAAAAATGTAGCATAATATCTTTGTACTGCCTTTACAAATcgaatatatatttacaaaaaatacgATTATTTGTGATATGTATAGATATTTTACCTATTTTTATGTACGTATTTTGAAAGTAAGCACATGGCACATGGAGTTTTACTTTTGTTGGTTAATCTCAAGTAAAATAATCtcacttatttctttttttatttatcaaacaaaaggaaattgtatataaaataatataagagtGTACTATAAGAAgatatacaaaaagaaaataactccATATGATGATCTGCCTACAAAGTAGCACATGGCTTATTacctttaataaaaaatgtttccttCAAATCACTTTCATTCCTCCACGTATTTCTTGATTTAATGGttaggaaaaaaaaggaaagatatgtgtatatatatatatatatatatatatatatatatatatatatatatatatatatatatatatatatatatatagttaaatatgtttttagtccctatacttcgggatgattttgattttagtccctctttcaaagtaaggtacaatttagtccttcaactttgaaaaactctggttttagtcctttttaccaaattttttaaactttatttgctgtttcaaacgcgtttttcagttaacattgaagcaaaaatgtgtcaaacagtataaacaatccaaatgctataatgaaacgtgcttaaaacaacaaataaagttaaaaaaatttgataaaaaggactaaaaccagagttttctaaagttgaaagactaaattgtaccttagtttgaaagagggactaaaaccaaaatcgctccaaagtatagggactaaagacatatttaaccctatatatatatatatatatatatatatatatatatatatatatatatatatatataattgacaccattttgacactgcacatgtgttaaaatgtagttggacgatttcaaattaaaaaacaaattttggtttttctctttcaaatatgctcttatctcaatttttttaatttgaaatcgtccaatcacattttgacacgtatcaaaatggtgtaaaaaattgatcttaaaatattattttccttttcaaaatgttattatttagaTTGTGAAGTAAATGTCTTTTTGCTTTGAAAGATGTCAAAGTACACCACTCTTGGGTGGAATAATTGTGTAGATATTAAATAAGGATTgaaagttgataaaaaaaatacggGTTGAAGACGTggtaaaattgaatatatggaagaaaaaatgaatagatACAGGGTTTGTGTGATAAAAgtagagaaagaagaaagctAAATATGGTAAAGGAGTAGAGTGATGGAAGCTTGATTTCCTTTTCCTATTACCATGTTACAATGTACCAGAATTTGCGTTAGTATGTGTTCATAATTCATCACCAGCATCCAATTCCTTCAGCTACGTACCATTATTAGCAAACACTGTTTCATTTCTTCATACCCAACTTTTCCTTTCACTCACACAGCACATGTAAATTCAAAGCTCTTCTTAATCACATCAAATGTCGTCTTCCATTTCAAACGCCGAAATCTGAATCATGCCCACTGCTAATCCGACATGTCCACCACCAATGAAGGCCACCTCCAACGGTGCCTTCCAACATGAAAATCCATTGGATTATGCGCTTCCCCTTCTAATCCTTCAGATATGTCTCGTCGTTGTCTTCACAAGATTCATTGCATTCATTCTCAAACCTCTCAGACAACCCAGAGTTATTGCAGAGGTTATtgtaagttttcttttcttttcattgtaccctctcttgttttctttgctttctcaGTTTAAaggtttgatttttatttcatttgttctGTTAAAACTGCCAAACCAATTATGATCATGgccatttgaattgtttttgttCTGATTCATGAAAAAGTTAACGTGGGGTTGGATGCATCTTGTTTTGGAAAACGAATGCAGGGAGGGATATTACTTGGGCCATCAGCGATTGGGAGGAATGAGAAATTCCTGAACACGATTTTCCCCAAGAATAGCTTGACTGTGCTTGAAACTGTGGCCAATCTGGGTCTTCTGTTCTTCTTGTTTCTGGTTGGGCTTGAGCTTGACATGCGTTCGATACGCAGAACTGGTCACAAGGCCTTAGCCATTGCCGTTGCAGGCATCACATTGCCTTTTGTGCTCGGCATTGGCACCTCCTATGCTCTTCGAGCCACCGTATCAAAAAAGGCTAATTCAACCTCGTTCCTTATTTTCATGGGTGTTGCCCTCTCCATCACTGCATTTCCCGTCCTTGCACGCATCCTTGCCGAGCTCAAACTCCTCACAACTGATGCTGGTCGCATAGCAATGGCAGCAGCTGCTGTGAATGATGTTGCAGCATGGATACTGCTCGCTCTTGCCATAGCTCTCTCTGGCTCTAACTCATCCCCTCTTGTTTCCTTGTGGGTCATACTCTGTGCTGCTGCTTTTGTCCTCTTGGCTATCTTTGCCATAAAACCCTTGCTCACAATGATGGCCAAGCGTTCCCCTGAGGGTGAACCGGTGCAAGAGATTTACATATGCATCACCTTGACACTGGTCCTGGCTTGCAGTTTTATCACTGATACCATTGGCATTCATGCACTGTTTGGGGCTTTTGTGGTCGGCATAGTCATGCCAAAGGATGGTCCTTTTGCTGGGGTGCTGATCGAGAAGATAGAGGACCTTGTGATGAGTCTGTTGTTGCCACTCTATTTTGTCTCCAGTGGTTTGAAGACTGATGTGACAACCATTAGAGGAACACTTTCATGGTGTATGCTGGTGCTTGTTATATTCACTGCTTGCTTTGGAAAGATCAGTGG comes from the Vigna radiata var. radiata cultivar VC1973A chromosome 2, Vradiata_ver6, whole genome shotgun sequence genome and includes:
- the LOC106779680 gene encoding S-norcoclaurine synthase 2; this encodes MIGELHHELELHVPASEAWDLFGTLRIGQLIAEELPQLFQSVELTEGDGGVGTVLKLTFAPGVDGPKGYKEKFTKIDNENRVKETEVVEGGYLELGFSLFRVRLEVIEKGEKSSIIKSTIEYELNEENASNASLVSIQSLATIVELAKNYLNKNKPSTQ